Proteins from a single region of Salipiger sp. H15:
- a CDS encoding DUF2849 domain-containing protein — MPKPFTPKVVTANALIEGDVIYLAADDSWVRDLTKAEVITDEAIAQIRLLDAQARPSEAVGVYLADVKLGASGAEPTHFREEFRRTGPSNYFHGKQAEADA; from the coding sequence ATGCCGAAGCCCTTCACGCCCAAGGTCGTCACCGCAAACGCGCTGATCGAAGGCGACGTGATCTATCTCGCAGCCGACGACAGCTGGGTGCGCGATCTGACCAAGGCCGAGGTGATCACCGACGAGGCCATCGCGCAGATCCGCCTGCTCGACGCGCAGGCGCGCCCCTCGGAAGCGGTCGGCGTCTACCTCGCCGACGTCAAGCTGGGCGCAAGCGGCGCCGAGCCCACGCACTTCCGCGAGGAGTTCCGCCGCACCGGCCCCTCGAACTACTTCCACGGCAAGCAGGCCGAAGCCGACGCCTGA
- a CDS encoding nitrite/sulfite reductase — MYRYTEFDTAFIQERNRQFRAQVERRIAGNLTEDEFKPLRLMNGLYLQLHAYMLRVAIPYGTLSSAQMRQLALLAEKWDKGYGHFTTRQNIQYNWPKLSDVPDMLDALAEVNLHAIQTSGNTIRNVTADHFAGAAADEIADPRPVAELLRQWSTDHPEFQFLPRKFKIAVTGAPNDRAVIKAHDIGIEVVSKDGKLGYRVLVGGGLGRTPMIGKVLSDFVPQEDLLPFVEATVSVWNLLGRRDNKYKARIKITVHEHGIEEIQRLVAERFVETKAAFNGADLELFEEIKASFAAPAFRNAPEDEFAAAYDADPVFRSWADTNLAEHKAPGYAIVQVSLKAHGQTPGDASAEQMRVLADLAERFGHDELRISHEQNVILPHVHKSDLPELHKILKAHGLATANIGKISDIIACPGMDYCALATARSIPIATQIATRFDELKIEHEIGDLKIKISGCINACGHHHVGHIGILGLDRGGVETYQITLGGDATETAALGERTGPGFSYEEIVPAIERIVDTYLEQRESADETFLQAYRRIGMAPFKEALYEAEEAEAA; from the coding sequence ATGTACCGCTACACCGAGTTCGACACCGCCTTCATCCAGGAACGCAACCGCCAGTTCCGTGCCCAGGTCGAGCGCCGCATCGCCGGCAACCTGACCGAGGACGAGTTCAAGCCGCTGCGCCTGATGAACGGTCTCTACCTCCAGCTGCACGCCTACATGCTGCGCGTGGCGATCCCCTACGGCACGCTCTCCTCGGCGCAGATGCGCCAGCTCGCGCTGCTCGCCGAGAAGTGGGACAAGGGCTACGGCCACTTCACCACGCGCCAGAACATCCAGTACAACTGGCCGAAGCTCTCTGACGTGCCGGACATGCTCGACGCGCTGGCCGAGGTGAACCTGCACGCCATCCAGACCTCGGGCAACACGATCCGCAACGTGACCGCGGACCATTTCGCCGGCGCTGCCGCCGACGAGATCGCCGACCCGCGCCCGGTGGCCGAACTGCTGCGCCAGTGGTCCACCGACCACCCCGAGTTCCAGTTCCTGCCGCGCAAGTTCAAGATCGCCGTCACCGGTGCGCCGAACGACCGCGCCGTGATCAAGGCACATGACATCGGCATCGAGGTCGTCTCGAAGGACGGCAAGCTGGGCTACCGCGTGCTGGTGGGCGGCGGTCTCGGCCGCACCCCGATGATCGGCAAGGTGCTGTCGGACTTCGTGCCGCAGGAAGACCTGCTGCCCTTCGTCGAGGCCACCGTCTCGGTCTGGAACCTGCTTGGCCGCCGCGACAACAAGTACAAGGCGCGCATCAAGATCACCGTGCACGAGCACGGCATCGAGGAAATCCAGCGCCTCGTCGCGGAGCGCTTCGTCGAGACCAAGGCCGCCTTCAACGGCGCCGACCTCGAGCTCTTCGAGGAGATCAAGGCCAGCTTCGCCGCGCCCGCCTTCCGCAACGCGCCGGAGGACGAGTTCGCCGCCGCCTACGACGCGGACCCGGTCTTCCGCTCCTGGGCCGACACCAACCTCGCCGAGCACAAGGCGCCGGGCTATGCCATCGTGCAGGTCTCGCTGAAGGCGCATGGCCAGACCCCGGGCGACGCCTCGGCCGAGCAGATGCGCGTGCTGGCGGACCTCGCCGAGCGCTTCGGCCACGACGAGCTGCGCATCTCGCACGAGCAGAACGTGATCCTGCCGCATGTCCACAAGTCGGACCTGCCGGAGCTGCACAAGATCCTCAAGGCGCATGGCCTCGCCACCGCCAACATCGGCAAGATCTCGGACATCATCGCCTGCCCGGGCATGGACTACTGCGCGCTGGCCACGGCCCGCTCGATCCCGATCGCGACGCAGATCGCCACCCGTTTCGACGAACTCAAGATCGAGCACGAGATCGGCGACCTGAAGATCAAGATCTCGGGCTGCATCAACGCCTGCGGCCACCACCACGTGGGCCATATCGGCATCCTCGGGCTGGATCGCGGCGGCGTCGAGACCTACCAGATCACCCTCGGCGGCGATGCCACCGAGACCGCCGCGCTCGGCGAGCGCACCGGTCCGGGTTTCTCCTACGAAGAGATCGTGCCGGCCATCGAGCGGATCGTGGACACCTACCTCGAGCAGCGCGAGAGCGCCGACGAGACCTTCCTGCAGGCCTATCGCCGGATCGGCATGGCCCCCTTCAAGGAAGCGCTCTACGAGGCGGAAGAGGCGGAAGCGGCCTGA
- a CDS encoding phosphoadenylyl-sulfate reductase encodes MTLQLPPNTPETGAKALRPDELAELRARVDALNARYRHHGATAVLEGALRDPEAGRIAMVSSFGAESVALLHLVAVVDRTTPVLFIDTRLLFAETLDYQLEVSERLRLSDVRIIRTDEALLQSRDPYGALRFSDQDACCALRKTFPLEQALSGFDGWITGRKRYQSKTRSGLEFFELEEETGRIKVNPMAHWAPEDIGAYMDENRLPRHPLVAQGYPSIGCAPCTSKVAAGEDPRAGRWRGQDKVECGIHFVNGQAVREGQSQ; translated from the coding sequence ATGACCCTCCAACTCCCTCCCAACACGCCCGAGACAGGCGCGAAGGCTCTGCGGCCGGATGAGCTGGCAGAGCTGCGCGCCCGGGTGGACGCGCTCAACGCGCGCTACCGGCACCACGGCGCGACCGCGGTGCTGGAGGGGGCCCTGCGGGATCCCGAGGCGGGGCGCATCGCCATGGTCTCGTCCTTCGGGGCGGAATCGGTGGCGCTGCTGCACCTCGTGGCAGTGGTGGACCGGACGACCCCGGTGCTGTTCATCGACACGCGGCTGCTCTTCGCCGAGACGCTGGACTACCAGCTCGAGGTGTCCGAGCGGCTGCGCCTGTCGGACGTGCGGATCATCCGCACCGACGAGGCGCTGCTGCAATCGCGCGATCCCTACGGCGCGCTGCGCTTCTCGGATCAGGACGCCTGCTGCGCCCTGCGCAAGACCTTCCCGCTGGAGCAGGCCCTCTCGGGCTTCGACGGCTGGATCACCGGGCGCAAGCGCTACCAGTCGAAGACCCGCTCCGGCCTCGAGTTCTTCGAGCTCGAAGAGGAAACCGGGCGCATCAAGGTGAACCCGATGGCGCATTGGGCGCCCGAGGACATCGGCGCCTACATGGACGAGAACCGCCTGCCCCGGCACCCGCTGGTGGCGCAGGGTTACCCGTCCATCGGCTGCGCGCCCTGCACCAGCAAGGTCGCCGCCGGAGAGGACCCCCGCGCCGGACGCTGGCGCGGGCAGGACAAGGTTGAATGCGGCATCCATTTCGTGAATGGCCAGGCCGTGAGAGAAGGACAGAGCCAATGA